The Nicotiana tomentosiformis chromosome 2, ASM39032v3, whole genome shotgun sequence genome includes the window GTGGCTTCGTACTTTTCTAGATAAAAGTCCCTATCTCTTCTTTTTATATTTGACTCTTGAGGCATTTTAATATGTGACATTGATATGCAAATACAACCGTAAAGAAGGAGCATGTAAGCACATGTGAATGAATAAAATATGGAAGGGAGCTACTTTACACGTAAGATGCATATGTGAGCacatgtgagagaataaaattagCTTTTCTGTCATAGCATTAGGGAATAGGAATTAAACAAGTGTATAgtatcattttattttatattttcttttagctAGATTACTTGTATAAAGAGATGCAAATACTGTGAATACAGTAAGAGAAAAAGATTCTGCAACTTCATTGCTTATTTGTTTTTTTACACAATGAAACACTTTTATACTAGATGCTAGTAGATCAATTAATCAGAAGTAGCAAAGGATAGTCGTGCTGTTCTAATATTGTATTTGGTAGTACATTTCTTTTATACTAAGAATCAAACTAAAGCTACCCTGAACAGACTTCCTTTCACGAAAACAGGTTTAGTAAACTTTGAAAATATAGGCTACAAGAAGATCAGTTGTTATTAATTGACTAAATAGAATAAGATCAGTTGTTATTAATTGACTAAATAGAAGAAGATCAGTTGATATTAATTGACTAAATAGAAGGAACAATTTTAAGAGAAAACACAAAGAGAGGTATACGAACAAAGACTGTTTGTACTAAGTTCAAActcaaatttctcaaaatattCCTCAGACTGACACTAGTTCTAGATTTATTGTTGCGCATTGAAGGATTTGGCACATGAAACTTTGTAAATTGTGTGATACCATGCTAAATTCAAAATTCTACAGGAAACTTACAGCTAAATAGCTACCAATATCAAAACTTACTGCAATAGGCTAACTTTCTGTCAAAAGAAAGTGCAGGGATGCACAAGCCATTCAAAATCAGGCTTAATGAATAAGTGATCGATTAGTCTGTTGCTGAAAATACTGCCCTCAAGTTCCGGGTGAGAACAAGATAAGCGAGCTACACTTATGCTATCCTCCCATAGGACAGACAAAGTTGGAGGCTTACTACTGAAAGCTTGCCTTGGCGAAAGTCACAAGTCCACCAGGAGTCAAGCGATTGCCAATGAGTTACACAAGTCCTTTTCTCACTAACATACAACACTATGAACTGCATGATTTAACAACAATATCAAAAGACTCAGTTTAATGGGCGAAAATCCCCTCACCTTGATGGTTTTATCATGGTTTCTATCAGAAATATTTAGAGGCACTAATCGGGCATACTTTGAGAAAACCTTTAATGCCCTCTTTTATTGCTTTGTTCAATAAGAAGAATGGTGCGAGGGATCTTAAAAACTTTTGGCCTATTAGCCTTGTGGGTAGCTTCTACAAAATTTTGTCTAAGCTTCTGGTGAGAGACTTAAAAGAATTGTTGGCAAATTGATCTCAACTCTCATTTAACAGCATTGTAGAGTACTTCGTTATGATCAACTCCTTTAAATTTTTATGAGGCTGAAGGCCAGTTAAGACCTCACGTTGCATATTCCTATTGCTAACATTTCCCCATTCCAACTCAAGTTTTTCAAGAATGCCTTCTCAGCTACCACTTTATTCTCTACATTTTCAAGTTTTGTGATGCAAAGTGATCCTCCATGATTTTTCATGTTCTTCAGCTCCTCAATGCCATATCCTTCACCTACTTgaacaataaacatataaagTGTTTGAAAATTGACCAAATTCCCGAGTTCTAATGGCATTCTACTAAGTTGGCCTTTTACAGCAAATTCAAGATGTCGAAGACTGGTCAAATTCTTGAAGTTCTCTGGAAATTTAACAAGCAATGGGCAATCTTTTAGCACTAATGTTTGTAAGCAAGAAAGCATAGCTATTGTTTCTGGTAAACTAGTGAAGTGATTGCCCCTAGACAATATTGAAAAACCATTGCTTTAGGACCCTAAATATTTTggccccaaaaatatttttggttgtgGATTTTTTATCTTATTTTCACTTAGACAATATTGAAGtttatagaaaaaaataaaaagtcctTATAAAAGTAGAAAGAAAAACTGTCTATTTTTTAACAAcagaaatattttaaaattttgaataagatattcaaatcttcatattggtAAATAACATTTTTATAGTAAGATCTAAGGTATGCATTGTAAATACGTTCTAACATCTTATTAACGTGAATTTTCTTACTAATgcaaatataatattatattttataagaTAACTACACTATAGGCATAAAGAGCGAACAAAAGAAACCAACGTAAATATTAATACTATATTTTGTAAGATAACTACACTATAGACAAAAAAAAAGTCCATTATTAAAATTTGACTTTAGGCCATAAATTTGGTTGAGACGTCCTTGGATAACGCAAATACTTTAAGCAGACAATTGTCTCTGGTAATTGAGTAATGCCTCCGTTTTTCAGGTCCAACACTCTTATAATTGTAAATTTCTCAAACAAAGAAAAGAGTTGCTGACCAATAACCACACCACTTGCACATGGCCAAAGAAAGGTTTTCAATTTCTTACATGAAAACCTCTTTAGTTCTACTGACTGCATATTTTCCCAACACACAGACAAGTGATGAATACTTTCCAGTAAGCGATAAGAGCTTTGATTTTCCATCTGATGACATATATTAGATGAAACAAGTTGTGCCATGTTGTGAATAAATTCATGCATCGTATACAATTTCTTTTGAATATCAAGATCTTCTCTCCCAATGTCCTCTAACCTCATTTCACCTACGGGTTAAATCAACCCTTCCACCATCTCCAACAATACCAAATCATCCATTACAAACATATGACCAAGTGGAAATAATGAACAATACGCAAAGCATTTCTTCAAAGTTTAGTGGTAGAGAATAATAGCTAAACAAAAGACCAGAGAGTATATTTTTTTTCATATTGTGGCAAGTCTGACAACTTACTTTTTAATATCGAGTCCCACTCCTAATCAGGTATACCATGAAGTCAACCTCCAAGTATTTTCGATGCCAAAGGTAATCCCTTGCATTTCCTTGCTATATCCAATCTCATTTCTTCCAAATTATCTTCACCAAGCAGTTGCGTATTGAAAAATGCCTTTTGTTTCACTATTTCCCAACAATCCTCGTCAGAAAGAGTTGAAAGGTGCAATGAGTTTGCTCCAACAACAGATGATACTTTTGCACTTCGGGTCGTTAGTATGATTTTACTACCCTCATAACCAACCTTAAAAGGTGCACACAAGTTGTCCCAATCTGCATACTCTTCACTCCAAAAATCATCTAATATCAACAAAAACTTCTTGTGGCGAAGTTGATCTAGAAGTTTGGACTATAGCAATTCCAATTCCATCAGTTTGCATTTTTTGTTGGAGGCAGACTCAAGTATTGACTTTGTAATTTTAATTAGGTCAAATTCTACGGATATAGAAACCTATATCCTCCACTTAAAATTCCACCCACCTTTTGGTCATTGAAAAGTACTTGAGCAAGTGCTGTTTTGCCTATGTCACACTTACCTATATGACAGATACATCATCCGAAGACAACATTTCTAGTGCTTTCCTCCTTTGATCCTCTCTCCCAATTATGAGTGATTCATCTAGTGCTGAACTTAAAAGAGCAtaagaatttttctttccaaTCAATTTCGGCATTTCTAGTTTAACCCATTCAATCTTGAAAAGTTGTTAGCAATATTTTCTAAGTTTTCCACATGTGCGTCTATTGCATTTGGTACGTCTATCATAGAATTAGAAAGCAGTTTGTCACGTATCACCCGTTTATCTTCTTCTCTTAGATCTAATTCCAGCAAGAGATATTCAAAGAGGTCATCCACATCATAAAAAAGTATGGTGGTCTTTTCAAGCCAAACATCCCACGGTTTCTTGATTATGCTGGAAGGGGTTGCATAACTATGCTCCACAGTGTCAATCATCGTCTGGACCTTAAGGAGAGTTCTGTGTAGCTTCCTAAGATTAGCATCCACACCCCAaaatttttctatttcttttacTACAAGTTTTGTGAAATCTACTAGTAAATTTGAAAATGAGAAAAAGCAAAGCCAGTACGAAAGTCTTCATCCATGAGTATCTATTGGTTGTTGAAATTTGACGGTATGAGTGTTTAATGTTCTGTAAGAATGGCAGCCTTGGTTCTTCGCCACTTAGAGTTCTGTGACAATGTAAACCATTGGTTCTTCGGCGCTTAGGGTTCTGTGACAATGACAACCTTGGTTAGACGCTTAGGCTTTGTGTGCTTTTAGTATAAAGTTACAATGTTTAAAGCTTTAACAGGCGAAAAGCACATTGCCTTTCAAACACAAAAGCAAGACAAATACTAAAGAtattagtttttttaaaaatgttatttttaggaTAATCATTTATCCTATTGTTGACAGACTATGGAAAGAATATTCTAATTATCTCATTTATCATATTATTAGCAATGTTTTTTAAGTTTTTCACATGTGCGTCTATTACATTTGGTACTTCTATCATAAAGTTAGAAAGCAGTTTGTCACGTACCACCCGTTTATCTCCTTCTCTTCGATCTAATTCTAGCAAGAGATCTTCAAAGAGATCATCCACATCATAACAAGGTATGGTGGCTTCTTCAAGCCAAACATCCCACGTTTTTTtgattactgtcacgacccaaaacctaacccgtcgtgatggcgcctatcgtagtactaggtaagccgacctttccaagactctttcaaaaatttaacagaagtgaattaatacatttaaaatatTCGAAGTTTtacataaatacggggtaaaacccaaataaaaacataagtgcggaaaaatatcccgacatcggggtgtcactaagtcatgagcatctagataaccaaactaatacaaccagtaTCTAAGCATCAATACAAGacagaaacaaatatatagaaggagagataaggtccTGCGGATGCCGGTAGCTACCTCGAAGTCTCTAGTACTCGATCCtcccgaactcaacgacctccgtgatcaaacacacctggatatacacatgaagtgcagggtctagcatgagtacaactaactcagcaagtaggAGAAATAAATAAGggactgagaagcagtgacgagctatacagtacaATTCATTtaaaaagttttcagtaaagagtgaacttgctttcaaatcctgtggtataagtcaaatcagttcgcgcTCATGTAATAAAGATATGAATCTTTGAGAAATTTCACAATAGCAATAGATaataactaagtgcaacaataaataaaagcaattaCAACCTCTCAAGGTagcagtcactcaacccatctcaacagctcatactctcggctctcagtcCTCAATACatactctcaataggtacctgcgctcactggaggtgttcagactcatgaggggctcctacagcccaagcgctaatccgcacggacaacccacgtgctgcacagacaactcacgtgctataatatcatatctgaatccgcacggacaactcacgtgctgcacggacaactcaagtgccatagtataaacataaggatccacacggacaactcacgtgctatagaataatacctcacaaccaggcccttaccttactcagtcatgaacctctctagtctcatagctctcaataaagaaaggaaaacatcccaaatcaaagtgtcacagtatatcatcagggaaaatagcagagactgaggtaaacatgtacaagaaacactatgactgaatataactaTCAGGAgtaggaatatagcctaagcatgatttttaacatgaaagacagtcaagttctagtagacaaGAATGCATATGAACACAAATAAAGGCTAATAGACTTCACAGTcttccgggacggaccaagtctcgaTCCCTCATGGCGTacatccacacgcccgtcacctagcatgggtgtcacctccaaacaatcacATTATACAAAAtttcgggtttcatacccttaagaccagatttaaaactgttacttacctcaacatcgtagaactcctactccggaatgctctttcctctcgaaccggcctccaaatgacccgaatcttgaaacaagcaataaaatacgatcaatatgatctaaaggaatgaatccctcaagaaaaataccaatttagaccaaaaacccgaaattcactcaaactcggtccccgggcccacatttcaaaatctgacaaaagtcacaaaacccgaaagcccattcactcccgagtctacccatactaaattaattgaaatccgacctcatttggtccctcaaatccccaaattactctctccaaaatcccaagccctaaccccttttTTCACTCCAAAAATCCTAATAATTACGTGAGAAATtaacgggaaaacaccatagTTAATGAttatagagctcaagcaacttacctcagtgaatacccttgaatccccttccaaatatcactccaaaagtTCAGAAAactgacttgaaaatggtggaaatgaaccaaaatctgcgaagtgttcaatttatagtttctgcctaggtctttcgcacctgcggccaaatatgCGCAACTGCGGTGCCGCATCTGCACAAAaacgtccgcacctgcggaaaatcattAAAGCCCaaaacttcgcacctgcgctccatgtccgcatctgcgaccacgcaggtgcggaaaagacctcgcacctgcggctagtgCCTGAGCTCTtccctttccgcttctgcaggcatctatccgcatttgcggactcgcagatgcgacttcttctacgcacctgcggacccagcctACCTCAACACTATCCGCACTTGCGAACTCCctcgcgcacctgcgaccttgCACATACAACtcccccctccgcaggtgcgaaaatatcagtagcagcagcttcagctgcattttccaacttcaaataatccgttaaccacccggactcacgccgagcccctcgagacctcgaccaaacataccaacaagtcatatatcaacatacaaacttagtcgaaccttcgaaacactccaaacaacatcaaaacatcaaattaccctcgtattcaagcctaagaacttctaaacttccaaattagacaaccgatgccgaaactaaccaa containing:
- the LOC138904768 gene encoding putative disease resistance protein RGA3, yielding MRLEDIGREDLDIQKKLYTMHEFIHNMAQLVSSNICHQMENQSSYRLLESIHHLSVCWENMQSVELKRFSCKKLKTFLWPCASGVVIGQQLFSLFEKFTIIRVLDLKNGGITQLPETIVCLKGNHFTSLPETIAMLSCLQTLVLKDCPLLVKFPENFKNLTSLRHLEFAVKGQLSRMPLELGNLVNFQTLYMFIVQVGEGYGIEELKNMKNHGGSLCITKLENVENKVVAEKAFLKNLSWNGEMLAIGICNVRS
- the LOC138904769 gene encoding putative disease resistance protein RGA3, with translation MPKLIGKKNSYALLSSALDESLIIGREDQRRKALEMLSSDDSKLLDQLRHKKFLLILDDFWSEEYADWDNLCAPFKVGYEGSKIILTTRSAKVSSVVGANSLHLSTLSDEDCWEIVKQKAFFNTQLLGEDNLEEMRLDIARKCKGLPLASKILGG